One genomic window of Centroberyx gerrardi isolate f3 chromosome 15, fCenGer3.hap1.cur.20231027, whole genome shotgun sequence includes the following:
- the eif3s10 gene encoding eukaryotic translation initiation factor 3 subunit A isoform X3 gives MPAYFQRPENALKRANEFLEVGKKQPALDVLYDVIKSKKHRTWQKIHEPIMLKYLELCVDLRKSHLAKEGLYQYKNICQQVNIKSLEDVVRAYLKLAEEKTETAKEESQQMVLDIEDLDNIQTPESVLLSAVSGEDTQDRTDRLLLTPWVKFLWESYRQCLDLLRNNSKVERLYHDIAQQAFKFCLQYTRKAEFRKLCDNLRMHLGQIQRHHNQSTAINLNNPESQSMHLETRLVQLDSAISMELWQEAFKAVEDIHGLFALSKKPPKPQLMANYYNKVSTVFWKSGNALFHACTLHRLYHLSREMRKNLTQEEMQRMSTRVLLATLSIPITPERTDIARLLDMDGIIVEKHRRLATLLGLQSPPTRQSLINDMVRFNLLQYIVPEVKELYNWLEVDFHPLKLSGRVTKVLNWVRDQAEKESDLQQYVPHLQSNTILRLLQQVAQIYQSIEFSRLASLVPFVDAFQLERSIVDAARHCDLQVRIDHSSRTLSFGSDLNYSTKEDSPVGPFLQNMPSEQIRNQLTAMSSSLAKAIQVIKPASILQEREEQSQLAIAAYLKNARKDHQRILARRQTIEERKERLESLNIQREKEELEQREAEMQKVRKAEEERLRQEAKEREKERIMQEHEQIKKKTVRERLEQIKKTELGAKAFKDIDIEDLEELDPDFIMAKQVEQLEKEKKELQERLKNQEKKIDYFERAKRLEEIPLIKKAYEEQRVKDMELWELQEEERISNMKVEREKALEHKQRMSRMMEDKENFVSKITAARSFIYEEKLKAFQERLVEERKKRLEERKKQRKEDRRNTFYRQKEEEAQRIHEEQLKKEREDRERVEQEQREEEEREYQERLRKLEEQERKQRARQQEIEERERRREEERRAPEEKPAKEWAEKEEGGGGSGSGGGGGSGGWRKRTEGGGDSEWRRPVPDRDWRQEGREEDREDKDASFRRADGPRRGADDRGPRRGFDEDRGPRRGGDEDRPLRRGLDDERGPRRGFDDDRGPRRGGDEDRGPRRGFDDDRGPRRGFDDDRGPRRGMDDSRGPRRGADDDWGARRGGDDRRGMDDGPRHGGDDAKPWKPLGRPGGWREREKAREDSWAPPRGGDRDDGDEDEEDERSSDRFRERRPPREEGGGAWRRGGTEESSAWRDSRREDGERDDRRGGADHLGERRDRDRRDDREQRPPPPRDNDEGSWRRGGEEKREERERPREREREAEGDKNSWRGDKENIRRTKNETDDDGWTTVRR, from the exons ATGCCGGCATATTTTCAACGCCCAGAGAATGCTCTCAAACGAGCGAACG AGTTTCTGGAGGTGGGCAAGAAGCAGCCTGCCTTGGATGTTTTGTACGATGTCATCAAGAGCAAGAAACATCGAACATGGCAGAAGATCCACGAGCCCATCATGCTCAAGTACCTGGAGCTCTGCGTGGATCTCCGCAAGAGCCACCTGGCCAAGGAGGGCCTCTACCAGTACAAGAACATATGCCAGCAG GTGAACATCAAATCCCTGGAGGATGTGGTCAGGGCATACTTGAAGCTGGCTGAGGAGAAGACCGAGACGGCCAAGGAGGAGTCCCAGCAGATGGTCCTGGACATAGAGGATCTGGATAACATCCAGACTCCAGAGAG TGTGCTCCTGAGTGCTGTGAGTGGAGAGGACACTCAGGACCGCACAGATCGTCTGCTGCTCACTCCTTGGGTGAAGTTCCTGTGGGAGTCCTACCGCCAATGCCTGGACCTGCTGCGAAACAACTCCAAGGTGGAGCGCCTCTACCATGACATTGCCCAGCAAG CGTTCAAGTTCTGCCTTCAGTACACCCGTAAGGCTGAGTTTCGTAAGCTGTGCGACAACCTGCGTATGCACCTGGGCCAGATCCAGCGCCACCACAACCAGAGCACCGCCATCAACCTGAACAACCCCGAGAGCCAGTCAATGCACTTGGAGACCCGTCTGGTGCAGCTGGACAGTGCCATAAGTATGGAGCTCTGGCAG GAAGCGTTCAAGGCTGTCGAGGACATCCACGGCCTGTTTGCCCTTTCCAAGAAGCCTCCCAAACCCCAGCTGATGGCCAACTACTACAACAAGGTGTCCACTGTGTTCTGGAAGTCTGGTAATGCTCTTTTCCATGCCTGCACCCTCCACCGGCTCTATCACCTCTCCAGGGAGATGCGCAAGAACCTCACTCAAGAGGAGATGCAGAG gATGTCCACCAGGGTCCTCCTGGCCACACTGTCCATTCCCATCACCCCTGAACGCACCGATATTGCTCGGCTGTTGGACATGGACGGCATCATTGTGGAGAAACACCGCAGGCTGGCCACCCTTCTGGGCCTGCAGTCTCCACCGACCCGCCAGAGTCTCATCAATGACATG GTGAGATTTAATTTGCTGCAGTACATTGTACCTGAAGTGAAAGAACTGTACAACTGGCTGGAGGTAGACTTCCACCCTCTGAAGCTGAGCGGAAGAGTGACCAAG GTGCTGAACTGGGTGAGAGACCAGGCTGAGAAGGAGTCTGATCTCCAGCAGTACGTCCCTCACCTGCAGAGTAACACCATCCTCCGGCTCTTGCAGCAG GTTGCCCAGATCTATCAAAGCATCGAATTCAGCCGCCTGGCCTCCCTGGTTCCATTCGTGGATGCCTTCCAGCTGGAGCGCTCCATCGTGGATGCTGCCCGACACTGTGATCTGCAG GTTCGAATTGACCACAGCTCTCGAACATTGAGTTTTGGTTCTGACCTGAACTACTCGACCAAAGAAGACTCTCCGGTTGGTCCGTTCCTGCAGAACATGCCCTCGGAGCAGATCAGGAACCAGCTGACTGCAATGTCCTCCTCTTTGGCCAAAGCCATCCAGGTCATCAAGCCTGCCTCCATCCTG CAAGAGCGTGAGGAGCAGAGCCAGCTGGCCATCGCTGCCTATCTGAAAAATGCCCGCAAGGATCACCAGCGCATCCTGGCTCGTAGACAGACCATTGAAGAGCGCAAGGAGCGCCTGGAGAGCCTGAACATCCAGCGAGagaaggaggagctggagcaACGCGAGGCAGAGATGCAGAAAGTTCGCAAGGCTGAGGAGGAGCGCTTGCGCCAGGAAgccaaagagagggagaaggagcgCATCATGCAGGAGCATGAGCAGATCAAGAAGAAGACCGTGCGCGAACGGCTGGAGCAGATCAAGAAGACTGAACTTGGAGCCAAGGCCTTCAAGGATATTGATATTGAG gacctggaggagctggacccTGACTTCATCATGGCCAAACAGGTGGAGCagttggagaaggagaagaaggaactTCAGGAGCGTCTGAAGAACCAGGAGAAGAAG ATTGACTACTTTGAGAGGGCCAAACGCCTTGAGGAAATTCCTCTCATCAAAAAGGCTTATGAGGAGCAGCGTGTCAAGGACATGGAACTGTGGGAGCtccaggaagaggagagg ATCAGCAACATGAAAGTTGAACGGGAGAAGGCTCTGGAGCACAAGCAGCGCATGTCCAGGATGATGGAGGACAAAGAGAACTTTGTGTCTAAAATAACAGCAGCCCGTAGCTTCATTTATGAG GAAAAACTAAAAGCGTTCCAGGAGCGcttggtggaggagaggaagaagcgtctggaggagaggaagaagcaaCGCAAAGAGGACAGGCGTAATACATTCTATCgccagaaagaggaagaggcacAGCGTATCCATGAGGAGCAGCTCAAGAAAG AGCGTGAGGACCGTGAGCGCGTGGAGCAAGAGCAgcgcgaggaggaggagagggagtaccaggagcgcCTGCGCaagctggaggagcaggagcggAAGCAGCGTGCCCGCCAGCAGGAGATTGAGGAGCGCGAACGCCGTCGTGAGGAGGAGCGAAGGGCCCCAGAAGAGAAACCAGCCAAG GAGTGGGCTGAGAAggaggagggtggtggtggcagtggtagcggcggcggcggcggtagtggaggatggaggaagcGCACAGAGGGTGGTGGTGATTCAGAGTGGCGTCGTCCTGTGCCTGATAG GGACTGGAGACAAGAGGGCcgtgaagaggacagagaggacaaaGACGCGTCCTTCAGACGAGCAGACGGTCCCCGCAGGGGTGCAGATGACCGAGGACCCCGCCGGGGCTTCGATGAGGACCGCGGTCCCCGTCGCGGCGGCGATGAAGACCGTCCTCTGCGCAGAGGGCTGGACGATGAGCGCGGCCCACGCAGGGGCTTCGACGACGACCGCGGTCCCAGAAGGGGCGGAGACGAGGACCGCGGCCCGAGGCGCGGCTTTGACGATGACCGCGGGCCCAGACGCGGTTTCGATGACGACAGGGGTCCGCGCAGAGGCATGGACGACTCCAGGGGTCCGAGGCGTGGGGCTGACGACGACTGGGGCgccagaagaggaggagatgacagGAGAGGCATGGATGATGGACCGCGTCATGGAGGTGATGACGCCAAGCCTTGGAAACCCCTTGGCAGACCTG GTGGTTGGCGTGAGCGGGAGAAGGCCCGAGAGGACAGCTGGGCGCCTCCCCGCGGCGGTGACCGAGATGACGGAGATGAGGACGAAGAAGATGAAAGATCCAGCGACCGTTTCAGAGAGCGTCGCCCACCAAG AGAGGAGGGTGGTGGTgcctggaggaggggaggcacAGAAGAAAGTAGCGCCTGGAGAGATTCTCGCCGCGAGGACGGCGAGCGCGACGATCGCCGTGGAGGTGCTGATCACCTTGGTGAGCGTCGTGATAGAGACCGCCGGGACGATCGTGAACAGAGACCCCCGCCCCCCAGAGACAATGATGAGG GGTCTTGGCGTCGTGGCGGTGAGGAGAAGCGGGAGGAGCGGGAAAGGCCGAGGGAGCGTGAGCGCGAAGCCGAAGGGGACAAGAACTCCTGGCGTggtgacaaagaaaacatccGTCGCACCAAGAACGAGACGGATGACGACGGCTGGACCACCGTCCGCCGCTGA